A segment of the Campylobacter concisus genome:
AAGCCTGTGATGTTGCTATCGATGTAAGCTTTTGGGTTTATTAACGAGTAGCGAACGCCAGCTTGTGCGGCTAAATTTACCACTACGTCAAATTTTTCTTTGGCAAAAAGCTCTTTCATCGTCTTTTCATCAGCGAGGTCAGCTTTTATAAATTTTAAATTCGGATGCGTTTTTGAGGCGATAAGCTTGCCGTAGTCTATCTCACTCACGTCAAAGCCAGCCGTTTTTAGGCGTGCAAGCTTTAAATTTACGTCGTAATAGTCATTTATCACGTCATATCCGACGACATCATCGCCTCTTTTTATGAGTGCATTTGCCAAGTGAAATCCTATAAATCCAGCTGTTCCAGTTACTAAAATTTTCATATTTTTCCTTTCATTTTTGGCTTATTTTAGTGCAAAAATGTAAATTTACGTATTTAGATCAGGGTGGTCCCAGGTGTTAAATTCGGCCTTTATGTCATCATCTTCTTGCCCTTTGCAGCATAGCCACTCAAGCCCTGCACGTCTTTCCATAACGACCTCTTCGTCAAGTCCAGCAATCTTTTTGCCATTTATCCTAGCATCTACACACGCCCAGTGGTAGCGATAAACTAGGTCAAGTTTACTTAAAATTTCATCCAAACTGCGAAGTTTTGAGCGGTTTTTGAGTCCGCCCTCTCTAAAGACATCCATCACAAACTCGCAGTCGCAAATTTTATCCATCTTACCGATATCTTCAGCTATGCCAAGTGCCCAAAGCAAGATCCAAAGTGACTCATACTTCCAGCCCATATTTACGGCCAAATTTATATCGGCTCTACCCTCTACGACCTCTTTTTCTTTTACACTTAGGTCATTATAAAAATCGCCCAAAAAGTCTTTAGCCCAAGCTATCTCATCTTCACTTAGGTGGCCATTGTCGCGGATAGTGCAAGCACACATAATGGCCGTAAATGAGCAAACCGCACGAGCAATGATCTCATCAACGCTTCTTGGCGTAACTTCACTATTGTCATACCTTAGCGGCAGACTTTCAAGCACAGCCACGCCCTCTTTTCTTAAAATTTTTATACTCTCATCTTTTCTTTGTTGCGCTGTTTTTGGCATATCCGCACCTTTTTTAAAAATATCAAACACTCCCATTTTTATTCAAAAAACTCAGCGTTAAATTTCTCTTCGTTAAAATTTTTACCTAAAAATTTACAGGCTTCGATCATATCAGTTCTTGCTATTTCAAAGCAACTCGTAGCCCCAGGACTTGGAGTCATATTAAAACTTATGCCCTCGCCTGTGCTTATCTTGCCTTCGCCAAGCTCAAGGCACTTTTTATTACGGTCGATAACTTGTGGCCTTACGCCGCCAAAATTTACAGCATAGCTTAGGTCATTTTCACTTAGGCTTGGTACGATCTTTCTAGCATCTTTTACAAATTCTTTTTTATTGATAAATGGCACTTCAAATAAGAAATTTCTTAAAATATAAGATCTGATGTCGCTATCTTTTAAGAGATTTGTAAAGACTTCAAAGACGTTTTTATCAAATTTTAGGCATTTACAAAAGTCAAAAAAGCTTGAACAGCCGTGGTATCTCTCTAGTTTTGGTATGACTAGGGCTGTTGGTCCAAAGCGAGTGTTGCCGTTAGCTAGGATATCTGGATCGCCATGAAGCGCGGCAAATGGTAGCTTATCGTTTTGCACCATATAGACTTTGCCGTTTAGTAAGCGTTTTTTTGCGAAATAAAAGCTTCCAGCAACGGGCAGTGTGCTAAGATGAAGCCCATAACCCATTTTGTGAGCCAAAAATAGCGAGTGTCCTCCAGCATCTACTACGACGTAGTTTGCAGTGATCACTTCGCCATCATTTATCTTTATGTGAAATGTATCGCCAGCCTTTTTTATATCAGTTACTTCTGAGTTTAGGCTGATCTCATAGCCATCTGCGCCTAAATTTAGCGCATTTTGCACAAGTGAGTTTGCTAAGCCACCAAAGTCCATCGTCGTAAACTGCCCATTTTGCGTGCCTATGGCGATGATGTTTTCTAGCCTCTCATTACCATTTGCGTCAAAAACGACGTTTGGCTCGATCTGTTTTAACTTCTCTTTGTCATAAATTTCAAGGTAAGGAAAAAGCTCCTTAAAACTCTCATATCTCTCTTTCATGCGCTCTACTTCGGCATCTCCGATAGCTAGTGCCATTTTTTGATGAGCGAACATATATTTGCCATCAAGATTGTATTTTAGGGCATATTTTACTGGCATATTTGCCACACGAGAGACTTTTTTCGCCTTTTCTAGTGTGTAGTTTGTCTCGATATCGCCACAATGAATGGTTTGTGAGTTGCCTTTGCCGTTTGAATTTAGAGTAGCTACGCCGTCATATTTTTCTAAAAGTGCGACCTTTTTTATGTCGCTAAATGCAGCCAACTCATAAAAGAGCGCCGTCCCACTAATGCCTGCTCCGACAATTACCACTTCAAAGTGCTTCTGTCTCATTTTTTCTCCCAAAAAAGTTTAGTCGCTAAAATGATACTATATTAATTTTAAAACAAACAGCGTGGTGAAAAAAGCTAGAATTTTTATATAAAAGAGAAATTTGGCAAGGTTTTCACCTTGCCTTGAAGTTAAAATTTATAAGAGACATTTACCTTGAAATTTCTACCTGACTCCCAGTCTACATAGTTTGGATCGCCTGTATAATCAGCCGTTCTTTGAGACTGTGAAGCATAAGTTTTATTAAAGAGGTTATAAATTCCAGCATTTATCTCTAGCCCTTTAAATTTACCACTGCTTGGTGAATAGGTAGCGTAGATATCGCTAACTGAGTAGCTTGGTATATTAACATTTTTGTCATCACCAGCCGAGATGGTATTTTTTGATGCAAAGTAGATTAGGTTGTAGCCTACTAGCGTATCAATGCTAGAAAATGCATACTCTGCGTTAAATGTATATTTATCGCCCTGATCGCGGTAGCCGATGATATTTGAGGTGTAGTAGCCGCCGTTTGCTTTAGCAACCCTATCTTTATATTTTACATTTTGATGAGTGTAGCTAGCTGCTAGGCTTAGTGCATCTAAATTTAGCCTTGCAAGTAGCTCAACACCGCTTATATCAGCACCACCAGCGTTTTTTCTAATCATTATCGGATTTGTTCTACCACCTGCTGCGTTGTTATCGACTATTAAATTTTTATATTTTGTCATGAAGTATTTTGCAGATAAGCTATATGAGCTAGCTTCACTTATATCGCCGTGGTATTTAAGACCAGTTTCGTAGCTGTTACCAGTTGTAGGTTTCAGATCTTTGTTAGCTTCCCAGCTTCTGCTTCCGCCTGCCATCATCGACTCCATGACGTCAGGCCCTCTAAAGACTCTTGCGTAGCTTGCAAGTGCGTTAAGCCCTTTAATGATCTCATAATCAAGCGCAAGCGCTGGGGTAAATTCATTAAATTTATAGGTGTAGCTCTTTACATTTCCAGCTCTGCCGTCGTAGCTTTTTAGCTCGTGGCTAGTGTATCTGATACCTGGAGTAACAGTTAGCGAGCTAAAATTTAGCGCATCTTCCACATAGATTGAGTAGTTATTTACCTTTTCAGGATAGTGATTATTTGGCTTGTTAAAATTTTTACTTTGGTAAAACTCAGCGCCGTATCTAAGCGTCTGCGTCAAAGCGCCGGTCTCGACTATACTCTTAGCCTTTGCATTTATGCCGTTTGTCTTTACGCCTAAAATTTTTAAGACCGGATCATCTTTTTTATGCTCGGTATTATATGCCGTTACCTCTAAATTCAAAAGATTACTAGGCTTGTATTCGTATTTTAGAGTTGTCGTATCGCGCTCGTATTTGCGGTGGTCATCATTTGCATGCGAACTACCAAATTCTGCTCTTAAAGGATAAAGACCCTTAAATTCATTATGCTCTCTTGAGATAGAAATTCTATGCGCATCAAGGAAGCTATAGCCAAGCTTTAAAAGATAGCTAAGGTCGTTGCCATCGCCGCCTATCTTCATTTTATTGCCACTTTTGCCGTA
Coding sequences within it:
- a CDS encoding DUF4272 domain-containing protein; amino-acid sequence: MPKTAQQRKDESIKILRKEGVAVLESLPLRYDNSEVTPRSVDEIIARAVCSFTAIMCACTIRDNGHLSEDEIAWAKDFLGDFYNDLSVKEKEVVEGRADINLAVNMGWKYESLWILLWALGIAEDIGKMDKICDCEFVMDVFREGGLKNRSKLRSLDEILSKLDLVYRYHWACVDARINGKKIAGLDEEVVMERRAGLEWLCCKGQEDDDIKAEFNTWDHPDLNT
- a CDS encoding FAD-dependent oxidoreductase yields the protein MRQKHFEVVIVGAGISGTALFYELAAFSDIKKVALLEKYDGVATLNSNGKGNSQTIHCGDIETNYTLEKAKKVSRVANMPVKYALKYNLDGKYMFAHQKMALAIGDAEVERMKERYESFKELFPYLEIYDKEKLKQIEPNVVFDANGNERLENIIAIGTQNGQFTTMDFGGLANSLVQNALNLGADGYEISLNSEVTDIKKAGDTFHIKINDGEVITANYVVVDAGGHSLFLAHKMGYGLHLSTLPVAGSFYFAKKRLLNGKVYMVQNDKLPFAALHGDPDILANGNTRFGPTALVIPKLERYHGCSSFFDFCKCLKFDKNVFEVFTNLLKDSDIRSYILRNFLFEVPFINKKEFVKDARKIVPSLSENDLSYAVNFGGVRPQVIDRNKKCLELGEGKISTGEGISFNMTPSPGATSCFEIARTDMIEACKFLGKNFNEEKFNAEFFE
- a CDS encoding TonB-dependent receptor domain-containing protein, which encodes MSKLCYKIKIVTLITKLGENIRFKSLFKLSLAASIAVCANGADESVLSGVEVTSSSGGYGVDDIKISTRNADLAKDVMRDIPGVYVGGTNGMNQKIYMRGVSDRGLNITIDGAKQNGNTFHHNADLLIDPDLIKAIDVEVGSRSVVNGSGALGGSVAFKTVDAKDLLESGEIIGAKIKTGYASNNDEFSQGLMLFTVPVEGLDFIAAINHKGYDYGKSGNKMKIGGDGNDLSYLLKLGYSFLDAHRISISREHNEFKGLYPLRAEFGSSHANDDHRKYERDTTTLKYEYKPSNLLNLEVTAYNTEHKKDDPVLKILGVKTNGINAKAKSIVETGALTQTLRYGAEFYQSKNFNKPNNHYPEKVNNYSIYVEDALNFSSLTVTPGIRYTSHELKSYDGRAGNVKSYTYKFNEFTPALALDYEIIKGLNALASYARVFRGPDVMESMMAGGSRSWEANKDLKPTTGNSYETGLKYHGDISEASSYSLSAKYFMTKYKNLIVDNNAAGGRTNPIMIRKNAGGADISGVELLARLNLDALSLAASYTHQNVKYKDRVAKANGGYYTSNIIGYRDQGDKYTFNAEYAFSSIDTLVGYNLIYFASKNTISAGDDKNVNIPSYSVSDIYATYSPSSGKFKGLEINAGIYNLFNKTYASQSQRTADYTGDPNYVDWESGRNFKVNVSYKF